One stretch of Variovorax sp. TBS-050B DNA includes these proteins:
- a CDS encoding LytTR family DNA-binding domain-containing protein, with translation MTLKTLIVDDEALARSRLRTLLRDCRSPAAEVVAEAAQGAEALQHLAHMPLDLVLLDVHMPGVDGIEVARGLRSRADAPAVVFVTAHAAHAVTAFDLDAVDYLTKPVRAERLQQALQKAERFLKERRALQASALQESLLIQDRGRAERVPLAEVLYLKSEHKYLTVRTATRSHILDGSLNEFEERYPERFLRVHRNALVARAAIRALEKYDDGEDAEGWALRLEAVPEPVAVSRRQLPAVREVLKETR, from the coding sequence ATGACCCTCAAGACCTTGATCGTCGACGACGAAGCCCTGGCGCGTTCGCGCCTTCGCACCCTGCTGCGCGACTGCCGCTCGCCCGCGGCCGAGGTGGTGGCCGAAGCCGCGCAGGGCGCCGAGGCGCTGCAGCATCTGGCGCACATGCCGCTCGACCTGGTGCTGCTCGACGTGCACATGCCCGGGGTGGACGGCATCGAGGTGGCGCGCGGCCTGCGCAGCCGCGCCGACGCGCCGGCGGTGGTGTTCGTCACCGCGCATGCGGCCCATGCGGTCACGGCCTTCGACCTCGACGCCGTCGACTACCTGACCAAGCCGGTGCGCGCCGAGCGCCTGCAGCAGGCGCTGCAGAAGGCCGAGCGCTTCCTCAAGGAGCGGCGCGCGCTGCAGGCGAGCGCGCTGCAGGAGAGCCTGCTGATCCAGGACCGCGGCCGCGCCGAGCGCGTGCCGCTCGCCGAGGTGCTCTACCTCAAGTCCGAGCACAAGTACCTCACGGTGCGGACGGCCACGCGCAGCCACATCCTCGACGGCTCGCTCAACGAATTCGAGGAGCGCTATCCCGAGCGCTTCCTGCGCGTGCACCGCAATGCGCTGGTCGCGCGCGCGGCCATCCGGGCGCTCGAGAAATACGACGACGGCGAGGACGCCGAAGGCTGGGCACTGCGGCTCGAAGCAGTGCCCGAACCCGTGGCCGTGTCGCGCCGGCAACTGCCCGCCGTGCGCGAAGTGCTGAAGGAAACGCGATGA
- a CDS encoding AI-2E family transporter — translation MTDAKNPAGEARAATPPDPRDAALSPEPAASEPPPEPPPDAIAPELLQPEPEPQRLMLHMPVDVRSASLVVLAVLASVFALRWAQAVFIPLMLSLLLSYALSPLVDRLEHWRLPRWIGATVILLGLGGGLGWTGYSLSGSASELLDSLPVAAQKLRQVMRTTGRSASANPLDNVQQAASQLERAAEENSRALSKRGVARVVIERPPFNVRDYLWSGTVGLLSAAGQFTLVAFLTFFALCSGNTFRRKLIKITGPSLQKKKITVHVLDDITRNIERYLIVQILTSVLVGVATGLAFWALGLGNAAVWGIVAAVTNLIPYIGSVIVMAAAGLVAFLQFNTIEMALLVAGTSLLIHTIVGNLLMPWLTSRTSRMNPVAVFVGVIFWGWLWGVWGLLLGIPITMVIKSICDRVEDLQPIGELLGE, via the coding sequence ATGACCGATGCCAAGAACCCCGCTGGCGAGGCGCGCGCGGCCACGCCCCCCGATCCGCGCGACGCGGCGCTGTCGCCCGAACCGGCCGCTTCCGAACCCCCGCCGGAGCCGCCGCCCGACGCCATCGCGCCCGAACTGCTGCAGCCCGAACCCGAGCCGCAGCGCCTGATGCTGCACATGCCGGTGGACGTGCGCAGCGCCTCGCTGGTGGTGCTGGCGGTGCTCGCGAGCGTGTTCGCGCTGCGCTGGGCGCAGGCGGTGTTCATCCCGCTGATGCTGAGCCTGCTGCTGAGCTATGCGCTGTCGCCGCTGGTCGACCGGCTCGAGCACTGGCGCCTGCCGCGCTGGATCGGCGCCACCGTGATCCTGCTCGGCCTCGGCGGCGGCCTGGGCTGGACCGGGTACTCGCTCTCGGGCAGCGCCTCGGAGCTGCTCGATTCGCTGCCGGTGGCGGCGCAGAAGCTGCGCCAGGTCATGCGCACCACCGGCCGCAGCGCCAGCGCCAATCCCCTGGACAACGTGCAGCAGGCGGCGTCGCAGCTCGAGCGCGCGGCCGAGGAGAACTCGCGCGCGCTGTCCAAGCGCGGCGTGGCGCGCGTGGTGATCGAGCGGCCGCCGTTCAACGTGCGCGACTACCTCTGGAGCGGCACGGTCGGGCTGCTGTCGGCCGCGGGCCAGTTCACGCTCGTGGCCTTCCTCACCTTCTTCGCGCTGTGCTCGGGCAACACCTTCCGGCGCAAGCTGATCAAGATCACCGGGCCGAGCCTGCAGAAGAAGAAGATCACGGTGCATGTGCTCGACGACATCACGCGCAACATCGAGCGCTACCTGATCGTGCAGATCCTGACCAGCGTGCTCGTGGGCGTGGCCACCGGCCTCGCGTTCTGGGCGCTCGGGCTCGGCAATGCGGCCGTCTGGGGCATCGTGGCCGCGGTGACCAACCTCATTCCGTACATCGGCTCGGTGATCGTCATGGCCGCGGCGGGGCTCGTGGCCTTCCTGCAGTTCAACACCATCGAGATGGCGCTGCTCGTGGCCGGCACCTCGCTGCTGATCCACACGATCGTCGGCAACCTGCTGATGCCCTGGCTCACCAGCCGCACCAGCCGCATGAATCCGGTGGCGGTGTTCGTCGGCGTGATCTTCTGGGGCTGGCTCTGGGGCGTGTGGGGGCTGCTGCTGGGCATTCCGATCACGATGGTGATCAAGTCGATCTGCGACCGCGTCGAAGACCTGCAGCCGATCGGCGAACTGCTCGGCGAGTAG
- a CDS encoding MFS transporter encodes MHCAETGPARGWLALLCASRLLQAMIVTAYSGVLPFMMADWHMTAAQAGSIQSAWHVGYMSSLFAVGLLADRHGPHRVFFIGSAISAAAALGFALFARDHLSALLLYGLTGLCAGASYTPGLQLLAHNTEPTVRGRAMGLFLGAASMGYALSLAVVAVFSHLLHWRWGLLMAAGCTLAGALLTLPALRRMRPPAPAAAAGMPREGTWQALAATVRDKPAMAGNWAYAFHCWELMALWAWLPAYLVASSSELSPGWKGAGIALAALSHLVSVAGSIAGGAASDRLGRAKVMMIATLASLGMSFAFGWMWTWPLWLLALMAALYNMLAIADSSVYSTALADVVAPHRLGVAYSVRSVMGFGAGAVSPWVFGLVLDWGQARFGFGSTYGWVAAWSSVGLGALLGPWMILRFARLHDAHAARARTAG; translated from the coding sequence GTGCACTGCGCTGAGACGGGCCCGGCGCGCGGATGGCTCGCGCTGCTGTGCGCGAGCCGGCTGCTGCAGGCGATGATCGTCACCGCCTATTCGGGCGTGCTGCCGTTCATGATGGCCGACTGGCACATGACGGCGGCGCAGGCCGGCTCGATCCAGAGCGCCTGGCACGTGGGCTACATGAGTTCGCTGTTCGCGGTCGGTCTGCTGGCGGACCGGCACGGCCCGCACCGGGTGTTCTTCATCGGCAGCGCGATCAGCGCCGCGGCGGCGCTGGGCTTCGCGCTCTTCGCGCGCGACCATCTGTCGGCGCTGCTGCTCTACGGCCTGACGGGCCTGTGCGCCGGCGCCTCCTACACGCCGGGCCTGCAACTGCTCGCGCACAACACCGAGCCCACTGTGCGCGGCCGCGCGATGGGGCTGTTCCTCGGCGCCGCGTCGATGGGCTATGCGCTCTCGCTCGCGGTGGTGGCGGTGTTCAGCCACCTGCTGCACTGGCGGTGGGGCCTGCTGATGGCCGCGGGCTGCACGCTCGCGGGTGCGCTGCTGACCCTGCCCGCGCTGCGCCGCATGCGTCCGCCCGCGCCGGCTGCCGCGGCGGGCATGCCGCGCGAAGGCACCTGGCAGGCGCTGGCGGCCACCGTGCGGGACAAGCCGGCGATGGCCGGCAACTGGGCCTATGCCTTCCACTGCTGGGAGCTGATGGCGCTCTGGGCCTGGCTGCCGGCCTACCTCGTGGCATCGTCGAGCGAGCTCTCGCCGGGCTGGAAGGGCGCGGGCATCGCGCTGGCGGCGCTGTCGCACCTGGTGAGCGTGGCCGGCAGCATCGCGGGCGGCGCGGCCTCCGACCGCCTCGGCCGCGCCAAGGTGATGATGATCGCCACGCTCGCGAGCCTGGGCATGTCGTTCGCCTTCGGCTGGATGTGGACCTGGCCGCTGTGGCTGCTCGCGCTGATGGCCGCGCTCTACAACATGCTGGCGATCGCCGACTCGTCGGTCTATTCGACCGCGCTGGCCGACGTGGTGGCGCCGCACCGGCTGGGCGTGGCGTATTCGGTGCGCTCGGTGATGGGCTTCGGCGCGGGCGCGGTCAGCCCCTGGGTGTTCGGCCTGGTGCTCGACTGGGGCCAGGCGCGCTTCGGCTTCGGCAGTACCTATGGCTGGGTCGCGGCCTGGAGCTCGGTCGGCCTGGGCGCGCTGCTCGGGCCCTGGATGATCCTGCGCTTCGCTCGGCTGCACGATGCGCATGCGGCGCGGGCGCGCACGGCGGGCTGA
- a CDS encoding N-acetyltransferase family protein, which yields MHSPDPADALPFRILDAEPHHMAAVQAIYGRYVLHDLCSFEEEVPSVAQMQQRRADVVARGLPYLVAVRNGEVAGYAYAGPYRTRSAYRRTVENSVYVAPDAQGHGIGKALLAEVIRRCADAGFAQMVAVIGNSANAGSRRLHQRLGFETVGVLRNVGFKFGQWVDTVLMQRALR from the coding sequence ATGCATTCGCCAGACCCCGCAGACGCCCTCCCCTTCCGCATCCTCGACGCCGAGCCGCACCACATGGCCGCGGTGCAGGCCATCTACGGCCGCTACGTGCTGCACGACCTCTGCTCCTTCGAGGAAGAAGTGCCGAGCGTCGCGCAGATGCAGCAGCGCCGCGCCGACGTGGTGGCGCGCGGCCTGCCCTATCTCGTCGCCGTGCGGAACGGCGAGGTGGCGGGCTACGCCTATGCGGGGCCGTATCGCACGCGGTCGGCCTACCGCCGCACCGTCGAGAACTCGGTCTACGTGGCGCCCGACGCGCAGGGCCACGGCATCGGCAAGGCCCTGCTCGCGGAAGTGATCCGCCGCTGCGCCGACGCCGGCTTCGCGCAGATGGTGGCGGTGATCGGCAACAGCGCCAATGCCGGTTCGCGGCGGCTGCACCAGCGCCTGGGCTTCGAGACCGTCGGCGTGCTGCGCAACGTGGGCTTCAAGTTCGGACAGTGGGTCGACACCGTCCTGATGCAGCGTGCACTGCGCTGA
- a CDS encoding histidine kinase → MGWLPDVSVMRNPAILSATSTAKPPASPEKGRLPARAARAPLFDACQIGVVLRAVLFVEALVAVAALFVAASPGEWLVQTATVTGGALPATLLWLVAACGLKKPLSRLPRQAQYAAGAALGAIAALYGCGLLRLTGVAGTAPWLASAVAGAFIAGMVMAAMVLRARGQTPAATTARLEELQSRIRPHFLFNTLNSAIALVREEPAKAEAMLEDLAELFRQALADPGESGTLADEIALAERYLAIEQVRFGDRLRIRWDLDAAASSARLPPLLLQPLVENAIKHGVEPSPEGAKLRIRTERRGNVVVIEVVNSLPPLRWADEPLPRGHGIALANVRDRLRLLHDMQMQFSAGMDQKNYRVRIAIPAES, encoded by the coding sequence ATGGGTTGGTTACCCGATGTATCTGTGATGCGCAATCCGGCGATTTTATCGGCCACCTCCACCGCCAAGCCTCCGGCCTCGCCCGAAAAAGGCCGTTTGCCCGCGCGCGCCGCGCGCGCGCCGCTGTTCGACGCCTGCCAGATCGGGGTGGTGCTGCGCGCGGTGCTCTTCGTCGAGGCGCTGGTGGCGGTCGCGGCGCTTTTCGTCGCCGCCTCGCCGGGCGAGTGGCTGGTGCAGACGGCCACCGTCACCGGCGGTGCGCTGCCCGCGACGCTGCTCTGGCTGGTGGCCGCCTGCGGGCTCAAGAAGCCGCTGTCGCGCCTGCCGCGGCAGGCGCAGTACGCGGCGGGCGCGGCGCTGGGCGCGATCGCGGCGCTCTACGGCTGCGGCCTGCTGCGGCTGACCGGCGTCGCCGGCACCGCGCCCTGGCTCGCGAGCGCGGTGGCGGGCGCCTTCATCGCGGGCATGGTGATGGCTGCGATGGTGCTGCGTGCGCGCGGCCAGACGCCGGCTGCCACCACCGCGCGGCTCGAGGAACTGCAGTCGCGCATCCGGCCGCACTTTCTCTTCAACACGCTCAACAGCGCGATTGCGCTGGTGCGCGAGGAACCCGCGAAGGCCGAGGCCATGCTGGAGGATCTGGCCGAGCTGTTCCGCCAGGCGCTGGCCGATCCGGGCGAATCGGGCACGCTGGCCGACGAGATCGCGCTGGCCGAGCGCTACCTCGCGATCGAGCAGGTGCGCTTCGGCGACCGGCTGCGCATCCGCTGGGACCTCGATGCCGCGGCCAGCAGCGCGCGCCTGCCGCCGCTCCTGCTGCAGCCGCTGGTGGAGAACGCCATCAAGCACGGCGTGGAGCCGAGCCCCGAGGGCGCCAAGCTGCGCATCCGCACCGAGCGCCGCGGCAACGTGGTGGTGATCGAGGTGGTCAACAGCCTGCCGCCGCTGCGCTGGGCCGACGAGCCGCTGCCGCGCGGCCACGGCATCGCGCTCGCGAACGTGCGCGACCGGCTGCGCCTGCTGCACGACATGCAGATGCAGTTCAGCGCCGGCATGGACCAGAAGAACTACCGCGTGCGCATCGCCATTCCCGCCGAATCATGA